From the bacterium genome, one window contains:
- a CDS encoding FMN-binding protein, producing MRTLCTCLLIAATVSPATAAPASRPPAEHHAYQTLDEALREVFAGADSTWTESWTPDDAARAALAAQLGAPQPAGEIVFHRARDGGRDLGWAVATDEIGLHEPITILVSVDAAREVGPVRVLVFRESRGGEVRRKRFLEQFLGKTRADPLRITRDIDAVTGATYSSRAVTAGVKRVLALVDARYPLERSAP from the coding sequence ATGCGCACGCTCTGCACCTGCCTGCTGATCGCCGCAACCGTCTCCCCGGCGACGGCGGCGCCCGCATCGCGGCCGCCTGCCGAGCACCACGCCTACCAGACGCTCGACGAGGCCCTGCGCGAGGTATTCGCCGGCGCCGACTCGACCTGGACCGAGAGCTGGACGCCGGACGACGCCGCCCGCGCCGCCTTGGCCGCGCAGCTCGGCGCGCCCCAACCCGCGGGCGAGATCGTCTTCCACCGCGCCCGCGACGGCGGGCGCGACCTGGGCTGGGCCGTGGCGACCGACGAGATCGGGCTGCACGAGCCGATCACGATCCTGGTCTCGGTCGACGCCGCGCGCGAAGTCGGTCCCGTGCGCGTGCTCGTCTTCCGCGAGTCGCGCGGCGGCGAGGTGCGCCGCAAGCGCTTCCTCGAACAGTTCCTGGGCAAGACGCGCGCCGACCCGCTGCGCATCACGCGCGACATCGACGCCGTCACCGGCGCGACCTACTCCTCGCGCGCAGTGACGGCGGGGGTCAAGCGCGTGCTGGCCCTGGTGGATGCGCGCTACCCCCTCGAACGGAGCGCCCCGTGA
- a CDS encoding PepSY domain-containing protein, translated as MRMPARHLHRWLGGVLLLPLLAVTASGLLLGNPYWLDRDRDPVLRVVADPVRPGVLWQGRASGLWRSTDAGVAWRDVPMLSPPLAVAGIAVAGDTIWAVGAAGDLVVSRDGGTVWESLPGVPLDGARVRDLGAGHGGALYAWTTRGLFAGADGGRAWTARGDAPAVAPSDRLRALHTGRWLGPRGKLFNDVAAAATILLAVTGLLAWRRRNERRGRSCAGIPVGDTLRR; from the coding sequence GTGAGGATGCCGGCTCGACACCTGCACCGCTGGCTGGGAGGGGTGCTGTTGCTGCCCCTGCTGGCGGTCACCGCGAGCGGCCTGCTGCTGGGCAACCCGTACTGGCTGGACCGCGACCGCGATCCCGTGCTGCGGGTCGTCGCCGACCCCGTGCGACCGGGCGTGCTCTGGCAGGGGCGCGCTTCGGGGCTGTGGCGCTCGACGGACGCGGGCGTCGCGTGGCGCGACGTGCCGATGCTCTCGCCGCCGTTGGCGGTCGCCGGGATCGCCGTGGCGGGCGACACGATCTGGGCCGTGGGAGCCGCCGGCGACCTGGTGGTCTCGCGCGACGGCGGCACGGTCTGGGAATCCCTGCCGGGCGTGCCCCTGGACGGCGCGCGCGTGCGGGACCTCGGCGCCGGCCACGGCGGCGCGCTCTACGCGTGGACGACGCGGGGCCTCTTCGCCGGCGCGGACGGCGGCCGCGCTTGGACCGCGCGGGGCGACGCGCCGGCGGTCGCTCCGTCCGACCGCCTGCGCGCGCTGCACACCGGCCGGTGGCTGGGACCGCGCGGCAAGCTCTTCAACGATGTCGCCGCCGCCGCGACGATCCTGCTGGCGGTCACGGGGCTGCTGGCCTGGAGACGGCGCAACGAGCGCCGAGGCCGATCTTGTGCCGGCATCCCGGTCGGGGATACACTGCGCCGGTGA